The following are from one region of the Terriglobia bacterium genome:
- a CDS encoding TIGR00730 family Rossman fold protein, whose product MANSNKNPDDEGSLPELLPAPMAYLNPEFLNSPDGRLLRILSEYQEPLSRFRREKIQDTVVFFGSARFASLPDAQNALTILEKPGSAKPASPEQQPGGKDGDALQAALKRAHAGVEMARYYEEARQLAAKLTEWTLTLPGRRHRFVVTSGGGPGIMEAANRGAREAGGKTIGLNIRLPFEQYPNRYITPELNFEFHYFFMRKYWFAYLAKALVVFPGGFGTLDEFFEILTLAQTHKLAKKILVIVYGREYWNRVLNLEALADAGTISPEDVNGFTVVDTPEEAFEVLKEGLTKFHLQPQPAKHAAADEGPEIAKTLP is encoded by the coding sequence ATGGCAAACAGTAATAAAAATCCTGACGATGAAGGGTCCTTGCCGGAGCTGCTTCCCGCTCCCATGGCTTACCTCAATCCTGAGTTCCTGAACAGCCCGGACGGACGGTTGCTGCGCATCCTTTCGGAATACCAGGAACCGCTATCACGCTTCCGGCGCGAAAAGATCCAGGATACGGTGGTATTTTTTGGCTCCGCGCGCTTTGCCAGCCTGCCCGACGCGCAGAATGCCCTGACGATCCTGGAAAAGCCCGGATCAGCTAAACCAGCTTCACCAGAACAACAACCCGGCGGCAAAGATGGCGATGCCCTGCAAGCAGCCCTGAAGCGCGCCCATGCCGGAGTGGAGATGGCGCGCTATTACGAAGAAGCGCGCCAACTAGCCGCCAAGCTTACGGAATGGACGCTCACACTGCCCGGCAGACGCCACAGGTTTGTAGTGACCTCTGGCGGCGGTCCGGGAATTATGGAAGCGGCGAACCGTGGCGCGCGCGAAGCCGGCGGAAAGACGATTGGGCTGAATATCCGGCTGCCGTTTGAGCAGTATCCGAACCGGTACATCACGCCGGAACTGAATTTTGAGTTCCATTATTTCTTTATGCGCAAATACTGGTTTGCGTATCTGGCTAAGGCGCTGGTGGTCTTTCCTGGAGGCTTTGGCACGCTGGACGAATTTTTTGAAATTCTTACGCTGGCGCAGACGCACAAGCTGGCCAAAAAAATCCTGGTGATCGTCTATGGCCGGGAATACTGGAACCGCGTGCTGAATCTTGAAGCGCTGGCCGATGCTGGGACCATCTCCCCGGAAGACGTGAACGGCTTTACCGTGGTGGATACCCCGGAAGAAGCATTTGAGGTCCTGAAAGAAGGCTTGACCAAGTTCCATCTGCAACCGCAGCCTGCAAAACACGCGGCAGCGGATGAAGGCCCGGAGATCGCAAAGACGCTGCCGTGA
- a CDS encoding thiamine phosphate synthase: MPLQLYYITDRRQFPGDGHEQEQRLLAKIAECAAAGVEYIQLREKDLETRTLEALALKAMTVLSGSRTQLLINARTDVALACGAHGVHLPANDLSASEARSIFARVGKSEPVIGVSTHSAAEVASTEAHGASFAVFGPVFEKSGSANLEGLEQLRRICHRTEAAQPRMPVWALGGITLENAGQCAAAGAAGIAAIRLFQQNDVQAITRKLRSMQA, encoded by the coding sequence GTGCCCTTGCAGCTTTACTACATCACGGACCGGCGGCAGTTTCCCGGTGATGGCCATGAGCAGGAACAGCGGCTGCTGGCGAAAATTGCCGAGTGCGCCGCCGCTGGGGTGGAATACATACAGCTGCGGGAAAAAGACCTGGAGACTCGAACGCTGGAAGCCTTGGCGCTGAAGGCCATGACGGTGCTTTCAGGATCGCGAACGCAGTTGTTGATCAATGCGCGAACCGATGTGGCGCTGGCCTGCGGTGCGCATGGCGTACATCTTCCGGCGAATGATTTATCGGCGAGCGAGGCGCGATCTATATTTGCGCGCGTGGGGAAGAGTGAGCCGGTGATTGGGGTTTCCACGCATTCGGCCGCTGAAGTGGCAAGCACTGAAGCGCATGGCGCAAGCTTTGCCGTGTTTGGGCCGGTGTTTGAGAAGAGCGGCTCGGCGAATTTGGAAGGTCTGGAGCAGTTGCGGCGGATATGCCATCGCACAGAAGCAGCGCAGCCGCGGATGCCGGTCTGGGCGCTGGGCGGAATTACGCTGGAAAATGCGGGGCAGTGCGCGGCGGCAGGAGCGGCAGGAATCGCGGCGATACGGCTATTTCAACAAAATGATGTGCAAGCGATCACGAGGAAGCTACGATCTATGCAGGCCTAA